From the Scatophagus argus isolate fScaArg1 chromosome 21, fScaArg1.pri, whole genome shotgun sequence genome, one window contains:
- the LOC124052885 gene encoding neuralized-like protein 2, translated as MEPFPDQFMEFHPIHGTNVRLDHSGTQATRVESFANGVCFSKQPLKPGEIFLIEIEDKELGWCGHLRVGLTARDPRGLEVVPEYSIPDLTELGDSWVFAITRNHNKIIEDAEAEGVNEGPEPAWTDQC; from the exons atggAACCCTTTCCTGACCAGTTCATGGAATTCCATCCCATCCATGGTACCAACGTCAGACTGGACCACTCTGGAACGCAGGCCACCAGAGTGGAGAGCTTTGCAAATGGAGTGTGTTTCAGCAAACAACCTCTGAAGCCCGGTGAGATATTTCTCATAGAGATTGAGGATAAGGAGCTGGGCTGGTGTGGCCACCTCCGGGTCGGCCTGACTGCCAGGGACCCCAGGGGCTTAGAGGTGGTACCTGAATACTCCATCCCGGACCTGACAGAGTTAGGAGACAGTTGGGTATTTGCCATCACTCGGAACCACAACAAGATCATAGAGGATGCTGAAGCAGAGGGTGTGAATGAGGGACCAGAACCTGCATG GACAGACCAGTGTTGA